A stretch of DNA from Fibrobacter succinogenes:
GCCAAAATTATCGCGCTGCAAGACATCTACGAAGCTGCGAATACTGAAAAATTTGAGCTAGACACATTCGACTACATCATCGACGCCATCGACAGCCTCGAAAACAAGATGCAGTTGCTGTATCACGCGTCCAAAACTAAAGCAACCGTATTTTCTTCGATGGGAGCCGCCCTCAAGATGGATCCCACGCGAATCAAGGTCGCCGAATTCTGGAAAGTTTCCGGATGCCCTCTCGGACGCGCTCTCCGCGACAAGTTCAAGCGCAAAAAACTTTTCCCGAAAAAGAAAATCATGTGCGTCTATAGCGACGAACTCCTGAAAAATCGCGGGAAAAGCACCTCTTGCGGAACTGACGCTTGCATGTGCCCCAAAGTCCGTCACGAGCGCAGTGAAGCGGAACTCCAAAATGAAAACCTCGTCGATCACGAATGGTGCAGCACCAAGGCGCAAATCAACGGAACCATGGCGCACGCCACCGCCATTTTCGGATTCATGATTGCCGGCCTTGTGATGCAAGACATTTATCAAAAAGCAACATTACAGCAATAAAAATTGTCTTCCTGGATTCTATTCCGAAAACAGTATTAACGTCATCCTGAACGTAGTGAAGGATCCAGTAATATTCTTACAACATTAACTGGATTCCGCTCCTACGAACCTAACTCTACTAGGGGGCTAAAGCCCCAAGTATCGTATATCGTCCTTTCAGTCCTCGGAATGACGAAAGTACTTAGCTATAGAAAAATTCTATAAAACGTCCTAAAAACAAAGTATTGGACAAACTCATAAACGCCTTCTATATTTGGCATCGAACAAAGACTAGGAGGCATTTATGACAAACGGCATATTTTTTGGAACTATAACAGTTTTATTAGGCACCATCACTTCGTTACTCTCATTCGTTTTGCTTCCTTTTTGCAAGCCTACGGAGGATTTCGTCATGCGATGCCATTACACCTCCATCACTGACGGATTCGTAGGCATCGCAATCGCTCTTGTCGGCATCGCTTACCTGTTGTTACCCAAAGCACAGAAAGCATTGTCATTTGTAGTAATCGGTCTGGGAGTTTTAACATCGCTCGTCCCCACAGTCATTGTTGGCGTTTGTTCGCACCCGCACATGCACTGTCATTCCATCTCGTCCCCAGTCCTTCAGTTGATTGGAATCGCGATTGCACTTTTCGGAGTCGCAAACATCGCATTTTTGGCAAGTCGCAACTTTGAATCGGAGAATTTCACTAATGAAATATACAACGCTTAAAATTATATATACCAATTTTTGGAGCCATCCTGTACGTAGCCTCGGCCTCGTGATTTTAACAGCCATCGCTTCGGCAACATTGCTTTCAGGTGTCATTTTTTCAAAAAGTCTTGACGCCGGATTCGAACAACTTTCGTCCCGCATGGGCGCCGATTTGCTTATCGTCCCATTCGGCAGCGAAGCTAAAAATCAGTCCGTTCTTTTGCAAGGCGACTTGAGCCACAAAACGCTCCCTCGCGAAGTATTGGACTTCACCCGCAAACTTCCAGGAGTAAGCGCCGCATCACCACAATTCTACTTTACAACGCTCAGCGCCAGCTGCTGCGACAAAAAAGTGAACATCATCGGTTTTGACCCCAAGACGGATTTTACCATCAAGCCATGGATCCGTAGAACCTACAAAAAAGACTTTGTTCCCGGTTCTGTCATCGTTGGTAACGACATCAACATTGAAGAAGGTGGCTTCATCAAATTTTTCGGCAAGGAATTTATCGTTGTCGGAACGCTTGAACCGCTTGGCAACAAGTTGGACCAAGCCGTTTTCGCCGATGTCGAGACTATCGAAATTTTACGCAAGGCAGCCGCAGAAGTCGGATACAATTTCATCTCCGAAGGCGAACCCTCCGCAATTCTCGCCAACCTTGAAAAAGGTGCTGACTTCGAAAAAATTTCGCAAACGATTCACGAGCATTTCGACAACTTGCATGTCATTCCGCGCAAAAACATGTTCGATAGCGTTATAGCAACCGCAGGCTCTTTCAAAATTGCAGTCTGGATTATTTCTGGATTCTTCTTGCTCATCGTGATTGCCGTGGTCTATATTGCATTCTCGGTTTCGACAAACGAACGCAAACGTGAATTTGCAACGCTCTTGGTTATCGGGGCTACACGCAAAAAGCTCACCAACATCGTTCTTGGAGAATCCTTGATCGCCAGCGGGAGCGGAGCCTTCGCCGGAACGCTATTCGGAACGGTCGCAATCCTCTCCTTCCGTTTTTTGATTCAAGAAAACTTGCAAATACCCTTTTCACTCCCTAACACATCAACCATTCTTTTAACGATTGTCGGAGCTTTGTTCATCCCCGCCATTGCAGGGCTTGGAGCTTCATACCACATTGCTAAAAAAGTCGGAAAAATCGATGTTTACACCGCATTAAAGGAGGACGCTTAATGATACTTAATGGAAACAACATAACAAAGCAATATACACGACGTGGCGAAAAATTTAATGCGGTCAACAACGCTGATTTCTTCGCTTGGTCAGGGGATTTCACCGTCATCTTCGGAGAATCCGGAAGTGGCAAGAGTACACTCTTGAATGCACTCGCAGGCGTTACCGCCCCCACATCAGGGAACGTCGAAATTGACGGGCAGCCGCTCTTCAACTTGAACGACGAGGATCTTGCTCGTTTGCGCAACGAGCGCATCGGGTACATTCCGCAAAATGCAGCAAGTCTTTCTGCATTCACCGTGGCCGAAAACATCACTTTGACATCGACCTTATACAACAAGAAAATAGATAAGGAACATATCAAAGCGCTGTTAAACAAGCTCGGCATTGCGCACCTCGCCAACGAACACCCGCAAAATCTTTCCGGTGGTGAATTGCGTCGCGTTGCAATCGCACGCGCTCTCGCCAACAAGCCTGACTTGATTATTGCCGATGAACCGACAAGCAATCTCGACGAAGAAAACAGCCGTAAAGTCTATAGCCTTTTTGCAAGGCTTGCGCGCAGCGGTGTCGCGGTCGTTATCGCCACGCATGACAAAAATGCATTCGGCTACAGCAATCGCATTTACCACATGAAATCAGGCTCGCTCGTGCCTGATATCGGAGAATACGGTAACCTGTAAAATTCTAACTTTAGGTCATGAAACTTCTCATCATCTACTTTCTTGTTCTTGGATTCATTTGCATCCGCGACTTGTTCAAGGTCAAGAATTTCGACGATTACGTTGTTGCAGGCCGTAAGCAGAGCAGTCCATTCGTTTTCATGAGCCTCATGGCCACAGTCCTTGGGGCGTCAGCTACGGTGGGCATTGCCGCACGTGCCGAAAGCATCGGCTTCGCCGCATTTTGGTGGCTCGGCGTCGGAGCTATTGGATTCTGGTTCCAGGCCGCATTTCTGAGCAAACCGGTTCATGACCTTGATGTGAGAACGCTCCCCGAAATTGCAGAAAAGACCGTCGGGAAAACAGGGCGAAAGCTTGTCGCATTTATCATCGCTATTTCGTGGATTGGGATTATCGCAGCGCAATTTGCAGCCGTCGCAGGATTCATCGGGCTTGTGCTAGGGCATGATGCAGGCACGCAATCGGTTTTGATTACCGCAGTCATCGTGATTGTCTATACGCTATTGGGCGGGCAGCTTTCAGTTGTTCGTACCGACGCACTGCAATTCGGAATTTTGACACTCGGATTTTTTGCAGCCGCCATTTACCTGTTCGGTGGATTTTCCGGCGCGGAAAATGCGGTACTCCAAACTGTGCAAAACATCGTTGACGGAGCAGCCGCAATTGCGAATGGAACCGCCGCGAACTCCGCAATCGCAACAACATCCGCAGGCCTCGCGACCTTCGGCGACTTTTCGCTATTGAACGAAAAATTCGGTTTCGCCGATTTAGCGATGATGCTCTTCACCGTTGGCGGCGCGTACTTCCTCGGCCCTGACGTGATTTCAAGAAACCTCGTTGCCAAAGATTCTTCATCTGCACGCAGGGCTGTTGTTGCCGGTAGTTTCGCCATACTCGTCTTTAGCGTGGTAATCGTTTTGCTTGGCATGTGGGCAGCCACTTACGCCCCGAATGCCGCAGGCACCAGCGTGAATCCTTTGTTCCGCCTCGCCTCCGGCGTGCTCCCGCTTCCACTTGCTGCCCTCCTATCCGTTGGGCTTTTGTCCGCGCTACTTTCGTCGGCAGACACATGCCTTATCAATTCCGCCGCCATTTTCGGAAGCGACATTCTAAACACGCGCCGCATTTCCATCGTGCGTTTGCTCGTCGTTGTTATCGGCATCATCGCCACATACCTTGCGCTCCAAGGCAAAGACATCATCGGGCTTTTGACGATGGCGTATTCCGTTTACACGCCGGGAATTGTGGCCCCGCTCGCCGTCGCCATCATTGCACATAAAAAATTCAACATCAAGAAATCGCTGTGGTACGCAGGCGTTGTTATCGGCGGGCTCTTCGGGCTCATTCCAGCAATCCTCGCCTCCACCGCAAAAATCCAAAGCCCTGCTTACTTGCCGCTTGTCGGGATTGCAATATCGCTAGTGTTCGCGCTGGCGAGCTTAAGAAAGAAATCCTAAAGGGAGATGCCCGATCGGTGTCGGGCATGACATAAAAAAGTCGCGAGCATTCCCGCGACTTTCCCTGTCTACTTCTAACTTCCTACTGTCTACTAATAAATAAACAGCATCTCCCTGTACTTCGGCAAAGGCCAAAGTTCGTCGGAAACGAGCTTTTCCAAGCTATCCACTTCCTTGCGGAGAGCGGCAATCGCATCGACAATGCCTTCGTGGAGTCCACCGAGAGATTTTTCCATCACATCGATGGCAGCCGTCAAACGAGTCAAGCCTTCGCCAAGCGATTTTGCGTAACCATCGAGGCCCGGGAAGCCTTGGTTCAAAGCCATTTCATTTGTCTTGAGTGCTTTAGAATACGCTTCGACAACCTTCGGCAAAATGATGTTCTTTGCCATATCGCGAGCGATTTCGCCTTCGATGTGAATGCGCTTGTGGTAATCTTCTACATTCACTTCGTAACGGGAAACCATTTCGGCACGGTTCATCACGCCATACTTTTCGAAGAGCGCGATATTTTCTTCCTTCGTCAAAGCCTTGAGCGCTTCCATGGACGTACGGATATTCGGGAGGCCGCGCTTTTCGGCTTCCTTCACCCATTCTTCCGTATAGCCATTTCCGTTGTACAAAATGCGTTTATGTTCCTTCACGATCTTTTGCAAGATCTTTTGCAAGCCCGTGTGGAAATTTTTATCATCAAGCTTTTCGAGTTGTTCAGCAATCATATCGAATGCTTCAGCGACAATCGTATTTAGAACAACATTTGGTTCAGAGCAGCTTTGGCTAGAACCCGGTGCGCGGAATTCAAACTTGTTACCTGTAAATGCAAACGGCGAAGTTCTGTTGCGGTCCGTAGCATCACGCGGGAGCGGCGGAAGTGTATCAGAGCCAAGTTTCATAGCGCCAGCTTGCTTGCTAGACTTGGGCACACCTTGTTCGAGCTGTTCAATCACGTCCATGAGCTGATCGCCGAGGTAAATGGAGATGATTGCCGGAGGAGCTTCATGAGCGCCAAGACGATGATCGTTACCAGCACCAGCGCAAGTCATACGGAGCAAATCAGCATGCGTATCAACGGCATACATGATGGCGCAAATGGCAGTGAGGAACACAGCATTTTGATGCGGGTCCTTGCCCGGATTGAGCAAATTGCCCTTGCCATAAGAAAGGCTCCAGTTGTTGTGCTTGCCAGAACCGTTCACACCTGCAAACGGCTTTTCGTGCAACAGACAAACGAGACCGTAGCGGTCAGCCACATTGCGGAGCGTTTCCATCACGAGCATGTTGTGGTCGCAAGCGAGGTTCACTTCTTCAAAAAGCGGAGCAAGTTCGAACTGCGCCGGAGCCACTTCGTTGTGGCGGGTCTTTGCCGGAATACCAAGCTTCCACAATTCCTTTTCCACATCGTTCATAAAGTTCAAGATGCGGCTCGGGATGCTGCCAAAATAATGATCATTCATTTGTTGATGCTTTGCTGGAGTAGCACCAAAAATCGTGCGGCCGGCCTGATACAAATCCGGGCGTTGCAGATAAAATCTCTTATCGATCAGGAAGTATTCCTGTTCGGCGCCGAGCGTAACGGTCGTCTTTTTCGGACCGGCCTTGAAGCAAGTCATGAGACGGCGAGTCGACTTCGAAAGAGCTTGCAAGCTGCGGAGGAGCGGAGTTTTCTTGTCGAGAGCTTCACCCGTGTAGCTGCAGAATGCCGTCGGGATGCAGAGCGTAGCACCATTGCCGTGACGCTTGATAAATGCAGGGCTCGTCGGATCCCAAGCGGTATAACCGCGGGCTTCGAACGTAGAACGGAGTCCGCCGCTCGGAAAGCTTGAAGCATCAGGTTCGCCGACAATCAAGTTCTTGCCGCTGAATGTCATGATAGCCTTGCAGCCAGACGGTTCAAGGAAAGAATCGTGCTTTTCAGCAGTAGAACCGGTCAAAGGCTGGAACCAATGCGTAAAATGCGTTGCACCGCGATCCATCGCCCAGCGCTTCATAGCATGAGCGACATCGCCAGCGATGCTCGGGTCAAGCGCAACACCTTCGTCGATCGTTGCGAGCAACTTTTCGCAAATGTCTTTCGGGAGGTAAATGCGCATGGCATCGGCATTGAAAACGTCTTCGCCATAGAAATCGACATTGGCAGGAGCGGCAGGCAGCACGGCACTCACCGGAGCAGTTGCGATATCATAAATGGCTTTATTACGACTACTATTCATGTTTTTTCCAGTCTTTTTAAAGTGATTACTTAACGTCATGCTGAGTGAAACGAAGCATCCAGTGACATTTTACTTAAGCACACAGAAAATTAGCAACCCAAAACACGCTTTGCATTGAAAAAATCGCCAATTTTTCGCACTTTTCATTACATTTTTGTAAAAATAAATCAGTTTATTACATTTTTGTAAAGCATATGACAAAATATTTACTATATTAAACCCGTTCATCTCTCCTAGAGCTGCGTCGGGTTACAGCAGGCCCGGCGCAGCAACAGGGAATCTGGAATAAACATGGATATACAATCCCTTGAAAACACGACTTTCGCGGCCATCGTCGAGAAAATCCAAAAGGTTCGCAAGCGTGGCGAGCTTCTTGAAAGCATTCAAGGGATTTTAAAGAAAAACTTCGAATCCATCGAAAACGAGCACCAAATCGAGTGCCAAAAAATCCGCAACATCATCGAAGGAATCCCGGGAGAACTCATCGGCAACACCCGCGAAATGCGTGAAGTGAGCAAACTCGTACGGCAAATCGCCCCCACAAGCGCAACAGTGCTTATCCGCGGTAAGGCAGGAACCGGTAAAGAATACGTTGCCCGCAGTATTCATGAGCTTTCGGACCGCAAGCAAAGTCCATTCATCGCACTCAACTGCGATGCCCTCACCGAAGGCGCGAACTCTTTCGAAAGCGAACTCTTCGGCTTTGAACGAGGAGCGTTCACAGGCGCCACCAACAGGCACATCGGCAAGGCGGAACAAGCAAACGGCGGCACGCTATTTCTAGATGAAGTCGCCGACTTGCCGCTCCCCGCGCAAATCAAGCTACTGCAATTTATTCAAGAACAAAGTTTCAAGCGCCTCGGCAGCAATATCGAGCAGCGCTGCAACGTGCGTCTCATCGCAAGCACTGGCAAGAATCTCGAAGCAATGATGCAACACGGCACGTTCCGCGAAGACCTTTATTACCGCCTAAACATTTTCCAGATTTCGCTCCCTGAGCTCATACAACGTAAAACAGATATTTTGCTTTTAGCGGACCATTTCATCGAAAAGATGAATTACAAATACGGCAAGAAAATTTTGCGCTTAAGCTCACCCGCCATCGACATGCTCATGAGCTACCATTGGCCGGGAAACGTGCGCGAACTCGAAAACTGCATCGAACACGCATGCCTTGCCACAACAGACGTCTGCATCAACGCCTACGACTTGCCGCCCACGCTGCAAACCGACGTCACATCTGGCACATCCGTGCTCCCCGAAGGCAACAGCCCGCTTGCCACGCTGATGGACAGCTACGAACGCGAAATTTTAAGCGAAGCGCTCCGCCGCCACGATGGCAACATGAGCGCCGCCGGGCGCGACCTTTCCGTGAGCCCGCGCATGATGCTATACAAAATAAGGCGGCTAGGAATAGCCGCCTCGAATTAGCCCCTCGATCAGGTCGAGGATGACAAAAAGTCATTCCCGCGTAAGCGGGAATCCATTATTTCTCGTTACTTATCTTACGATTGTAACACTGTAGACCGGGAGCATATCCTTCGGAGCTTCAATCTTATTCAGCTTGCCATCTTCGTATGCATAAAGCGCAGCCTTGGAGCCACGATCACCGATGTAGAGCACACCAGTAGCTTCATCATAAGCAAGACTTTCAACGTCATCCACGCCAGAAATCTTTTTCACAGACTTTTCAGCAAGATCAACTTCAGCAAGAGACACACTACCCCACTGTTCAATCACAGGAGCATAGGCAATGCCATCTGCAAGAACGATCGTATTCCAGACGCCGCCACCCAACTTCTTGCCATCAACAACCATCGAGGAACTCTTCTTGGCAAAGTCAACCACTTCGATACCACGAGTATCATCAGCATCCATCTGATAGGTTGCGCTCCATTCACCAGCGGATGCCACATAAAGCTTACCCTTGGTAAAGCCCATTGCCATCGGATTTTTCTTCGCAAGTCTAATTGTATCCAGCAAATCGCCATTATCAAGCTTATACATAGCAAGGAGAGCCGGAACCTTAAAATTATAATTTTCAGAACGGCCAAAGAGTGCGAACAAGGTATCGCCACTCACTTCAAGATCCACAAGATTCGGGGACAAAGCTTCGCCCTGGCAGAACTTATCCGTATTAATAGTCTTGGTAATTTCTCCATTCTTTACGGACACCTTTACAATTTTAGCGACATTTTCATACGAGACCCAAACTTCATCTTTATTGGCCTTTACAAGGTCGCTCGGGTTGGCTTCTTTATCCAATTTTTTCTGCCATTTTGCCTTATTTTCAGAAACATCAACAAGCGTAAGGTTGTCCTTACCCTTTCTTTCAAGGACGAAAAGATTACCATCAAGGCCAATTATCTTGGTATCTTGATAGAATTCAAGAGACGTTCCGGACAATTTGTCGTCATCCACTCCATAGAGTTCGCCAACGTCACCCGCATATGCATCAGACGCAAATGCATAAACAGAACCCGGCTTAAGCGGTTCATCATCAGCAGAAGTGGAGTTGTCCGAGCAAGCCGTCATATAGAGGGCAAGGGACGATGCCGTTGCAAGCATAAGAAATTTTTTCATAGTGGTTCCTTTTTATGTTTTTCGCAGACGATGTGAATTACAGATTTTGCAAGTCCCATTCTGCGCGGGGTTAAAACCCCTGTGTTAATGTTAATTTGTATTCTCGCCCCGGTGTCGGGAATGATATATAGGGATTTCTATAAGTTTCATCCGTCAAGTTCCTGAGCGCAAAAACAAGTCGAGTTTTTGAAAACGGCGTATAGCCCAACGCAAAGTGGTGCAAATCAACAGCAGGCTGTTTTATGCGATTTGCACGGTCATCAAAGATGTCGGTACGATATTCCGAAGTCCATGTCAAATCGAGATGGAACGGCAAATCAAATCGAGCCTCCGCATAATACGAACGCGCAGGTTCATTCGGGAGTTGTTTGCCATAGTAATACTTTTCATCGCTACGATCTTCAGCATCTTGGAATGTCGCTCGTAAAACCACGGAAAGCCATTTTTTCGGCCTACTTTCGAGTTCCGCTTCAAGCCCACGAATATGCGCTTCTCCAACATTCTTCGGTTTTGAAATACCTGCACTCACCAACCAATAAATTCCATTATCCAAATCGGTTTCAAAATACGTTGCGCGAATTGCGGTATTGCTTTTGGGAATCATATAATAGCCACCGACTTCAAAACGCAACGCCGATTCATCCTTCAAATCAGGATTTGAGAGCATTCCTGGATAAACACCATAAAGCTCCATCAATTGAGGCGTACGAACAAATCGTCCAAAACTCAAGTTGCCACCGAACCGAGAATTCGGTGCATCATAGCGCACAAAGCCTCGTCCAGACCACGAAACATTACGGTCTTTCGCTGTTTTCAGCACAACCGATGTCGTAGGCTGAACAAATTTTCCACCATGAATATCATCCTTGACAATTAACGCCGAAGCTTCACCGCCTACAGAAAGGTTTCGAACAACATCATAAGAAACATCACCAGAGATATTCGTCGCAACACGCATCAAGTTCCATTTACTCGACGACGTCCCCCGCTTTTCATAATAGGACGCATCCAAGGATAAACGCAAATTCGCTTCTAGCCGTTCTCCCAAATAACTGGCAACGATTTCAGGGGCGAGGCTATAACCCGCAGCACCATATTCCTGCATTCCAGACATCGTATAGCCCAGATGATCCAATGGATAATACGAATGCGAAGTCGCCTTTTCATACTTTCCCGTCAGCGAAAGTTCCAACCAAAGCCAACCGAGCAACTGCGGAAGTTCTGCACGATACGTCGTCTGTACAAACTCGCCCTTGTAGCCCGCCACAGACGTTTGGTCGTCATCGCGTCCTGGGTTACCGCCTTCAGAACGGCTAAAGTTAAAATTCAAAGTCGAAAACACACCATTCGCATGCAAGACGCGAACTTTGGCAAGCCCAGAATATTCCGTAAATTCAGCGTTCCTGCGCGTATCCGTAAAATCGTCATCGGGATTGTACGGCGTTCCGTTCTGGCTATCAAATTCGTAATCGTTATCGCTGTGCCGCGCCGACAAAGACGCACTCACCGAGGCGCTATCCGTCAAACGAGAGAGCAACTGCGTCGAAGCTTCCCACGTGTTGTGGCTACCATAACTCAAAAGCACACGACCCGACTTTTTCTCTTCAGGCTTGAGCACTGCTTCGGCAGGTTTCGAACCTTTCGTGATAAAGTTGATGGCTCCGCCAATGCCGCGACCGCCAAATTTTGCAGGAACTCGA
This window harbors:
- a CDS encoding ThiF family adenylyltransferase, with product MSLSSSIFNRTSLLLGDDVMENIYKKRVIIFGLGGVGSWCAESLIRSGIQELVLVDSDRVCITNVNRQLMATPKTVGQVKVEVLKKRLLEINPHAKIIALQDIYEAANTEKFELDTFDYIIDAIDSLENKMQLLYHASKTKATVFSSMGAALKMDPTRIKVAEFWKVSGCPLGRALRDKFKRKKLFPKKKIMCVYSDELLKNRGKSTSCGTDACMCPKVRHERSEAELQNENLVDHEWCSTKAQINGTMAHATAIFGFMIAGLVMQDIYQKATLQQ
- a CDS encoding DUF4418 family protein gives rise to the protein MTNGIFFGTITVLLGTITSLLSFVLLPFCKPTEDFVMRCHYTSITDGFVGIAIALVGIAYLLLPKAQKALSFVVIGLGVLTSLVPTVIVGVCSHPHMHCHSISSPVLQLIGIAIALFGVANIAFLASRNFESENFTNEIYNA
- a CDS encoding ABC transporter permease, yielding MKYTTLKIIYTNFWSHPVRSLGLVILTAIASATLLSGVIFSKSLDAGFEQLSSRMGADLLIVPFGSEAKNQSVLLQGDLSHKTLPREVLDFTRKLPGVSAASPQFYFTTLSASCCDKKVNIIGFDPKTDFTIKPWIRRTYKKDFVPGSVIVGNDINIEEGGFIKFFGKEFIVVGTLEPLGNKLDQAVFADVETIEILRKAAAEVGYNFISEGEPSAILANLEKGADFEKISQTIHEHFDNLHVIPRKNMFDSVIATAGSFKIAVWIISGFFLLIVIAVVYIAFSVSTNERKREFATLLVIGATRKKLTNIVLGESLIASGSGAFAGTLFGTVAILSFRFLIQENLQIPFSLPNTSTILLTIVGALFIPAIAGLGASYHIAKKVGKIDVYTALKEDA
- a CDS encoding ABC transporter ATP-binding protein; translated protein: MILNGNNITKQYTRRGEKFNAVNNADFFAWSGDFTVIFGESGSGKSTLLNALAGVTAPTSGNVEIDGQPLFNLNDEDLARLRNERIGYIPQNAASLSAFTVAENITLTSTLYNKKIDKEHIKALLNKLGIAHLANEHPQNLSGGELRRVAIARALANKPDLIIADEPTSNLDEENSRKVYSLFARLARSGVAVVIATHDKNAFGYSNRIYHMKSGSLVPDIGEYGNL
- a CDS encoding sodium:solute symporter, with the translated sequence MKLLIIYFLVLGFICIRDLFKVKNFDDYVVAGRKQSSPFVFMSLMATVLGASATVGIAARAESIGFAAFWWLGVGAIGFWFQAAFLSKPVHDLDVRTLPEIAEKTVGKTGRKLVAFIIAISWIGIIAAQFAAVAGFIGLVLGHDAGTQSVLITAVIVIVYTLLGGQLSVVRTDALQFGILTLGFFAAAIYLFGGFSGAENAVLQTVQNIVDGAAAIANGTAANSAIATTSAGLATFGDFSLLNEKFGFADLAMMLFTVGGAYFLGPDVISRNLVAKDSSSARRAVVAGSFAILVFSVVIVLLGMWAATYAPNAAGTSVNPLFRLASGVLPLPLAALLSVGLLSALLSSADTCLINSAAIFGSDILNTRRISIVRLLVVVIGIIATYLALQGKDIIGLLTMAYSVYTPGIVAPLAVAIIAHKKFNIKKSLWYAGVVIGGLFGLIPAILASTAKIQSPAYLPLVGIAISLVFALASLRKKS
- a CDS encoding glutamine synthetase III, translating into MNSSRNKAIYDIATAPVSAVLPAAPANVDFYGEDVFNADAMRIYLPKDICEKLLATIDEGVALDPSIAGDVAHAMKRWAMDRGATHFTHWFQPLTGSTAEKHDSFLEPSGCKAIMTFSGKNLIVGEPDASSFPSGGLRSTFEARGYTAWDPTSPAFIKRHGNGATLCIPTAFCSYTGEALDKKTPLLRSLQALSKSTRRLMTCFKAGPKKTTVTLGAEQEYFLIDKRFYLQRPDLYQAGRTIFGATPAKHQQMNDHYFGSIPSRILNFMNDVEKELWKLGIPAKTRHNEVAPAQFELAPLFEEVNLACDHNMLVMETLRNVADRYGLVCLLHEKPFAGVNGSGKHNNWSLSYGKGNLLNPGKDPHQNAVFLTAICAIMYAVDTHADLLRMTCAGAGNDHRLGAHEAPPAIISIYLGDQLMDVIEQLEQGVPKSSKQAGAMKLGSDTLPPLPRDATDRNRTSPFAFTGNKFEFRAPGSSQSCSEPNVVLNTIVAEAFDMIAEQLEKLDDKNFHTGLQKILQKIVKEHKRILYNGNGYTEEWVKEAEKRGLPNIRTSMEALKALTKEENIALFEKYGVMNRAEMVSRYEVNVEDYHKRIHIEGEIARDMAKNIILPKVVEAYSKALKTNEMALNQGFPGLDGYAKSLGEGLTRLTAAIDVMEKSLGGLHEGIVDAIAALRKEVDSLEKLVSDELWPLPKYREMLFIY
- a CDS encoding sigma-54-dependent Fis family transcriptional regulator, with the protein product MDIQSLENTTFAAIVEKIQKVRKRGELLESIQGILKKNFESIENEHQIECQKIRNIIEGIPGELIGNTREMREVSKLVRQIAPTSATVLIRGKAGTGKEYVARSIHELSDRKQSPFIALNCDALTEGANSFESELFGFERGAFTGATNRHIGKAEQANGGTLFLDEVADLPLPAQIKLLQFIQEQSFKRLGSNIEQRCNVRLIASTGKNLEAMMQHGTFREDLYYRLNIFQISLPELIQRKTDILLLADHFIEKMNYKYGKKILRLSSPAIDMLMSYHWPGNVRELENCIEHACLATTDVCINAYDLPPTLQTDVTSGTSVLPEGNSPLATLMDSYEREILSEALRRHDGNMSAAGRDLSVSPRMMLYKIRRLGIAASN
- a CDS encoding YncE family protein: MKKFLMLATASSLALYMTACSDNSTSADDEPLKPGSVYAFASDAYAGDVGELYGVDDDKLSGTSLEFYQDTKIIGLDGNLFVLERKGKDNLTLVDVSENKAKWQKKLDKEANPSDLVKANKDEVWVSYENVAKIVKVSVKNGEITKTINTDKFCQGEALSPNLVDLEVSGDTLFALFGRSENYNFKVPALLAMYKLDNGDLLDTIRLAKKNPMAMGFTKGKLYVASAGEWSATYQMDADDTRGIEVVDFAKKSSSMVVDGKKLGGGVWNTIVLADGIAYAPVIEQWGSVSLAEVDLAEKSVKKISGVDDVESLAYDEATGVLYIGDRGSKAALYAYEDGKLNKIEAPKDMLPVYSVTIVR
- a CDS encoding TonB-dependent siderophore receptor, yielding MCGGIYSRVGVRVCAAVLLASVSSFSEEFIQDLGESSVFGTASENVKPLQASSSYAEITPEAWEGRGLSAAEVLASLPGVQYTRQGGVGSFQTVSIRGVSAKNIVVCMDGIPLNDASGGAVDFGTIDLNQIEKIEVYKDRVPAKFGGRGIGGAINFITKGSKPAEAVLKPEEKKSGRVLLSYGSHNTWEASTQLLSRLTDSASVSASLSARHSDNDYEFDSQNGTPYNPDDDFTDTRRNAEFTEYSGLAKVRVLHANGVFSTLNFNFSRSEGGNPGRDDDQTSVAGYKGEFVQTTYRAELPQLLGWLWLELSLTGKYEKATSHSYYPLDHLGYTMSGMQEYGAAGYSLAPEIVASYLGERLEANLRLSLDASYYEKRGTSSSKWNLMRVATNISGDVSYDVVRNLSVGGEASALIVKDDIHGGKFVQPTTSVVLKTAKDRNVSWSGRGFVRYDAPNSRFGGNLSFGRFVRTPQLMELYGVYPGMLSNPDLKDESALRFEVGGYYMIPKSNTAIRATYFETDLDNGIYWLVSAGISKPKNVGEAHIRGLEAELESRPKKWLSVVLRATFQDAEDRSDEKYYYGKQLPNEPARSYYAEARFDLPFHLDLTWTSEYRTDIFDDRANRIKQPAVDLHHFALGYTPFSKTRLVFALRNLTDETYRNPYISFPTPGREYKLTLTQGF